The Gymnogyps californianus isolate 813 chromosome Z, ASM1813914v2, whole genome shotgun sequence genome has a window encoding:
- the HSPB3 gene encoding LOW QUALITY PROTEIN: heat shock protein beta-3 (The sequence of the model RefSeq protein was modified relative to this genomic sequence to represent the inferred CDS: deleted 1 base in 1 codon; substituted 1 base at 1 genomic stop codon): MLSSVCAKSERRHQLINXSAGKAYDWEEFALTLQLPQSDRAPTYLSASAMAEAVIRHWVETPVRYQEQFALQELEAHKLDHSLYALPGPSTAALSNRRCIAGSTAGAGKSGQEEENTRFQVLLDVVQFRPEDIIIQTFEGWLLIKAQHGPRMDEHGFVSRSFTRQYKLPNGVENKDLSALFCHDGILVVEMKNSLGKN; the protein is encoded by the exons ATGTTAAGCTCTGTCTGTGCTAAAAGTGAAAGGCGACATCAACTGATAAACTAGTCTGCGGGTAAGGCATATGACTGGGAAGAGTTTGCTCTGACTCTGCAGCTTCCCCAGAGCGACAGG GCACCGACTTATCTTTCTGCCTCAGCAATGGCAGAAGCTGTTATAAGACACTGGGTGGAAACTCCCGTACGCTATCAAGAGCAGTTTGCTCTCCAAGAGCTGGAAGCACACAAACTGGACCACTCTTTATATGCTTTGCCGGGCCCTTCTACAGCTGCACTGAGCAACAGAAGGTGTATCGCAGGAAGTACAGCTGGGGCCGGGAAGAGCggtcaggaggaggaaaacacacGCTTTCAGGTGTTGCTGGATGTTGTGCAGTTCCGCCCCGAAGACATCATTATTCAGACTTTCGAAGGCTGGCTTCTGATCAAAGCTCAGCACGGACCCAGGATGGACGAACACGGTTTCGTATCCAGAAGCTTTACCAGGCAATACAAATTACCTAATGGAGTGGAGAACAAAGACCTGTCTGCGCTTTTCTGCCATGATGGCATTTTGGTTGTTGAAATGAAGAACTCACTGGGAAAGAATTAG